One region of Manis pentadactyla isolate mManPen7 chromosome 9, mManPen7.hap1, whole genome shotgun sequence genomic DNA includes:
- the DBX1 gene encoding homeobox protein DBX1 translates to MMFPGLLAPPAGYPSLLRPTPTLTLPQSLQSAFSGHSSFLVEDLIRISRPPAYLPRSVPTASMSPPRQGAPAALTDTGSSDLGSPGQGSRRGGSPQTAVSPASEPTFLKFGVNAILSSAPRTETSPALLQSLPPKTFAFPYFEGSFQPFIRSSYFPASSSVVPIPGTFSWPLAARGKPRRGMLRRAVFSDVQRKALEKMFQKQKYISKPDRKKLAAKLGLKDSQVKIWFQNRRMKWRNSKERELLSSGGCREQTLPTKLNPHPDLSDVGQKGARDEEEADEGRGSPRPRLAYHVSPDPRHRRDPRLEGPLPASPAHSSSPGKPSDFSDSEEEEGGEEEEITVS, encoded by the exons ATGATGTTCCCCGGCCTCCTCGCGCCCCCCGCCGGGTACCCCAGCCTCCTGCGTCCCACGCCCACCTTAACGCTGCCCCAGTCCTTACAGTCGGCATTTTCCGGCCATTCGAGCTTCCTGGTGGAGGATCTGATTCGCATCAGCCGGCCCCCCGCCTACCTGCCCCGCAGCGTGCCCACAGCAAGCATGTCGCCCCCTAGACAGGGGGCCCCCGCGGCACTCACCGACACCGGATCCTCGGACCTGGGCTCCCCGGGTCAGGGCAGCCGGCGGGGCGGCTCGCCGCAGACCGCCGTCTCCCCTGCCAGCGAACCCACGTTTCTGAAGTTTGGGGTGAACGCCATCCTCTCCTCAGCGCCCAGAACCG AAACATCCCCCGCCTTGCTCCAGAGCCTGCCTCCCAAGACCTTCGCTTTTCCCTACTTTGAAGGCTCCTTCCAGCCTTTCATCAGATCTTCTTATTTCCCAG CGTCCTCCAGCGTCGTGCCCATCCCCGGGACCTTCTCCTGGCCGCTGGCCGCCCGCGGCAAGCCTCGACGGGGCATGCTGCGTCGAGCCGTGTTCTCCGACGTGCAGCGAAAGGCGCTGGAGAAGATGTTCCAGAAGCAGAAGTACATCAGCAAGCCCGACCGCAAGAAGCTGGCGGCCAAGTTGGGCTTGAAAGACTCACAA GTCAAAATCTGGTTCCAGAACCGACGCATGAAGTGGCGGAACTCCAAGGAGCGTGAGCTCCTGTCTAGCGGGGGCTGCCGCGAGCAGACCCTTCCCACTAAACTCAATCCGCACCCGGACCTCAGCGACGTGGGCCAGAAAGGCGCTAGAGATGAAGAGGAGGCAGACGAGGGAAGGGGTAGCCCCCGCCCCCGCCTGGCCTATCACGTGTCCCCTGACCCTCGGCACCGGCGGGACCCCAGGCTCGAAGGGCCGCTGCCCGCCTCGCCCGCGCACTCGAGCAGCCCGGGTAAACCTTCGGACTTCTCCGACtccgaggaggaggaggggggcgAGGAGGAGGAAATCACCGTGTCTTAG